The genomic stretch GTGTCCACACCGACAGCACGAAACCGGCGGCCACGGGAGCGAGTCCGAGCACCGACTGCGCGTACGTCGGCAGGAACACGCTCGGCGCCACCATCAGCAGTCCCAGCGCGCCGAGCGCCAGATTGACGGCCGCGATCGTCCGGCGCCGCCACACCCACCCGGGGATGATCGGCTGCGCCGCCCGCCGCTCCACCACGACCACCACACCGGCGAGCGCCAGACCGGTGCCGAAGAGCGTCAGCGAGGGCGCCGACAGCCACGGCCAGGCGACCCCGCCCTGCACCAGCGCGGTCAGCAGCACCCCGCCGCACGCGAACACCGCGAGCGCCCCGGCCCAGTCCACACGCGCGCGTGCCGTGCTTTCCGCGCCCCCCGTCTTCTCCGCCTTGCCCGTTTCCTGTGTCTCCTGTGTCTTCTCCCGCTCGGGCTCGTGCAGATGACGGACGATCAGCCACAGTGCGGCGGCGCCGATCGGCAGGTTGATCAGGAAGATCCAGCGCCAGTCGGCGTACGCGGCCAGTACCCCGCCGAGTCCCGGCCCGGCCACCGCCGACACCGCCCACACGGTGGACAGCTTGGACTGGATCTTCGGGCGCTCCGCCAGCGGATACAGATCGGCGGCCAGCGTCTGCACGGTGCCCTGCAACGCCCCGCCGCCCAGGCCCTGCACGATCCGGAACGCGATCAGCGCCGCCATGTTCCAGGCCCCCGCGCACAGCAGCGAGCCCAGCAGGAACACGGCCGCGCCCGTCACCAGCACCGGCTTGCGGCCGAAGGTGTCGGACAGCT from Streptomyces roseochromogenus subsp. oscitans DS 12.976 encodes the following:
- a CDS encoding MFS transporter, which encodes MGSTTPAIRGGTAGREDTRRRGAVVAALMLAMALAALDSTVVSTAVPQIVGDLGGFSVFSWLFSGYLLAVTVTLPVYGKLSDTFGRKPVLVTGAAVFLLGSLLCAGAWNMAALIAFRIVQGLGGGALQGTVQTLAADLYPLAERPKIQSKLSTVWAVSAVAGPGLGGVLAAYADWRWIFLINLPIGAAALWLIVRHLHEPEREKTQETQETGKAEKTGGAESTARARVDWAGALAVFACGGVLLTALVQGGVAWPWLSAPSLTLFGTGLALAGVVVVVERRAAQPIIPGWVWRRRTIAAVNLALGALGLLMVAPSVFLPTYAQSVLGLAPVAAGFVLSVWTLSWPVSAAFSQHIYRRIGFRDTALLGIGLATLILCAFPFLPYPGSWWQPTLLMLLLGGALGLFQLPLIVGVQSTVGWSERGTTTASVLFCRQTGQTVGASLFGAVANGVLAAHLGGAGDLDSVTRALDAGTAPEATRRAIADAVHAVYLGAAGAAALAFLVLLLVAPRRFPVRQE